A genome region from uncultured Fibrobacter sp. includes the following:
- a CDS encoding type II toxin-antitoxin system prevent-host-death family antitoxin — MPCILPVSDLRNYNEVLQNVSEESPVFLTKNGRGCYVVIDIKEYERMVAALKLQKALAEGERSAEQGGWLSAADVRKKYEV; from the coding sequence ATGCCGTGCATTTTACCTGTGTCTGATTTACGAAATTACAATGAGGTTCTTCAGAACGTTTCCGAAGAATCTCCGGTATTCCTGACCAAGAACGGTCGAGGTTGCTATGTCGTCATCGACATCAAGGAATACGAACGGATGGTCGCGGCGTTGAAACTCCAGAAGGCACTTGCCGAGGGTGAACGATCCGCCGAACAAGGCGGTTGGCTTTCTGCTGCAGACGTGCGGAAGAAATATGAGGTGTAG
- a CDS encoding FISUMP domain-containing protein gives MLKKFVLGGMVVMAALLGNACGDDASSDSPAGPADGEVSLSSSSDDVSSSSETNEAISSSHSSSSSSKKAVSSSSSSDGKISSSSVKVVSSSGKGEKSSSSKKVESSSSSKAEVSSSSAKTEESSSSSVKTSSSSQKSSSSSAKSSSSKPKSSSSSAKSSSSSAKSSSSTVVIPSKLYDCEEYKCVTTKYLNPEIEYGEYLDVRDSQVYRTVQIGEQVWMAQNLNYESDTLSSCYRNNSLNCLQWGRLYPWEKALTVCPDGWHLPDTSEYRILVDYVNEHKGDIKLGSSLESLETGKYDIFGFSILLGSGYSPGGVAFDKGGKTIGDAFIWMASETDGKEATLPPEEYALARCLRNDKSMYGNVLGVMAFEKEDWLSVRCLKD, from the coding sequence ATGCTGAAGAAGTTTGTTTTGGGGGGAATGGTTGTTATGGCGGCGTTGCTTGGCAATGCTTGCGGGGACGACGCATCGAGCGATTCGCCGGCGGGGCCTGCGGATGGCGAGGTTTCCCTCTCCTCCTCCAGCGACGATGTTTCCAGCAGCAGCGAGACGAACGAAGCAATCTCCAGTAGTCATTCATCGTCTTCGTCGAGCAAAAAAGCTGTCAGCAGCAGTTCCTCCAGCGACGGAAAAATCTCGTCCAGTTCCGTAAAAGTTGTGTCTAGCAGCGGCAAGGGCGAAAAGTCTTCAAGTTCCAAGAAGGTTGAATCGTCCAGTTCGTCAAAAGCAGAAGTTTCTTCAAGTTCTGCGAAAACAGAGGAATCGTCCAGCAGCAGTGTAAAAACATCCAGCAGCAGTCAAAAATCCTCGTCGAGTTCTGCGAAATCATCCAGCAGCAAACCGAAATCATCGAGCAGTAGCGCGAAGTCTTCGTCGAGTTCTGCGAAGTCGTCCAGCAGCACGGTTGTCATCCCTTCAAAACTCTACGATTGCGAAGAGTACAAGTGCGTCACGACCAAGTATCTCAACCCCGAGATAGAATACGGCGAGTATCTGGATGTACGTGACTCGCAAGTGTACAGGACCGTGCAAATCGGCGAACAGGTATGGATGGCCCAGAACTTGAACTACGAATCGGATACTTTGAGTTCGTGTTATAGGAATAATTCATTGAATTGTTTACAATGGGGACGTTTATACCCTTGGGAAAAAGCCTTGACTGTCTGCCCGGATGGATGGCATTTGCCCGACACGTCCGAATATCGAATTTTAGTTGATTATGTAAACGAACATAAAGGCGACATTAAACTTGGTTCAAGCCTAGAAAGTCTGGAAACGGGGAAATATGACATATTTGGTTTCAGTATACTCCTTGGTTCGGGATATTCTCCTGGAGGAGTCGCCTTTGATAAAGGTGGAAAAACTATTGGAGATGCTTTTATTTGGATGGCGTCAGAAACGGATGGAAAAGAAGCGACTCTCCCGCCTGAGGAGTATGCCTTAGCGCGTTGTTTGCGAAATGATAAAAGTATGTATGGTAATGTACTTGGAGTGATGGCTTTTGAAAAAGAAGATTGGTTATCCGTAAGATGCCTTAAAGACTAA
- a CDS encoding type II toxin-antitoxin system RelE/ParE family toxin: MPVIIFSPKASEDLDSIKTYIESELSSPQAANEKVLEILDAINNLAVFPEIGPSLKGKVDSLS; the protein is encoded by the coding sequence ATGCCCGTCATCATTTTTTCGCCAAAGGCATCCGAGGATTTGGATTCAATCAAAACTTATATAGAATCTGAATTAAGTAGTCCTCAAGCGGCAAATGAAAAGGTTCTTGAAATTCTTGATGCAATCAACAACCTTGCTGTTTTTCCTGAAATAGGTCCCTCTTTAAAAGGCAAAGTAGATTCGTTGAGTTGA